Proteins from a single region of Juglans microcarpa x Juglans regia isolate MS1-56 chromosome 5S, Jm3101_v1.0, whole genome shotgun sequence:
- the LOC121266904 gene encoding sodium/calcium exchanger NCL2-like, which produces MATMGMGLLAGSTIILLTLIWASVVAFGSYDLSQPTANSSDEENVKPFSLTGYGVSTDVETYYTARIMMVSMIPFLLLQLAKILKSTSGERIVVLVSLIVTLVFLFVYCTFQVTQNSINIMNEHCSPANRNETIKLLL; this is translated from the exons ATGGCAACAATGGGAATGGGCTTACTAGCAGGATCAACTATCATACTTCTTACTTTGATCTGGGCCTCTGTTGTTGCTTTTGGCAGCTATGATCTTTCACAGCCTACAGCTAATTCATCAGATGAGGAAAACGTGAAACCATTCAGTTTAACTG GTTATGGTGTTAGCACTGATGTTGAGACCTACTACACTGCAAGAATAATGATGGTGTCTATGATCCCATTTCTCCTTCTTCAACTGGCGAAAATTCTCAAATCAACTTCAGGGGAAAGAATCGTAGTCTTAGTTTCACTTATTGTTACTCTTGTTTTCCTCTTCGTATACTGTACCTTTCAGGTAACACAAAATTCCATTAATATCATGAATGAGCATTGTTCTCCAGCAAATAGAAATGAAACCATAAAACTTTTGCTCTGA
- the LOC121267995 gene encoding sodium/calcium exchanger NCL2-like — protein sequence MQEFDIFRDHRMNETEFIEGISKWLVLSRHPADEKDHDRPRFFNTSSKQSRSEQQSLLTQKQEISTTTQKNWLNYVKAALLLLVGTAISALLGLPLMQTLQEFSSDVNIPSFLVTYVVVPLALNIRQALATITSAREKTEKAISLTFSEV from the exons ATGCAGGAGTTTGACATCTTTCGTGATCATCGTATGAATGAGACTGAATTCATCGAAGGAATCTCAAAATGGCTTGTTCTGTCTCGTCACCCTGCTGACGAAAAAGACCATGACAGGCCCAGGTTTTTTAACACAAGTTCAAAG CAATCCAGATCAGAGCAGCAGAGTCTATTGACCCAGAAACAGGAGATCAGTACGACAACTcaaaaaaattggttgaattacGTTAAGGCAGCTCTTCTATTGCTTGTAGGAACTGCTATCTCGGCTCTGCTTGGACTGCCACTTATGCAAACTCTCCAAGAGTTCTCTAGTGATGTGAACATCCCCTCATTCTTGGTGACATATGTTGTGGTGCCACTGGCTTTGAACATCAGACAGGCACTCGCAACAATTACCTCTGCCAGAGAGAAGACGGAAAAAGCTATATCCTTGACCTTTTCTGAGGTTTAG